The following is a genomic window from Plectropomus leopardus isolate mb chromosome 3, YSFRI_Pleo_2.0, whole genome shotgun sequence.
CGCGAATGGCGCAGCTTCTTGGTTCTTTGACGCTGACGTGCTAACAGGCTCGAGCTGAGATGAAGTGAGGTTGTTACAAGCAGTATCCAATCAGCGTTGAGATCTGTGAAGATTGACGGTTGGTAAACCGCGCTGTAGCCAATCAGCGAGCGCTATCTGAGATTAGTAAACGCCTTCATTATCTggataaaatcaaaacatttctcaTTGCCTGCAACACAGGAAAGCAATTGAAAGGTAAAGCCAAAAAGTAAATGCATCTATTATGCATCTATTTACGTCCTTGCTCTTTTAATGTGTTGCTCtatagcacattttatttatatagcaaaaTTCATGCATTGAATGCAACACAAagtgctgtatatatatatatgtataatgttgcctgttttaggtttttagaaaattacattttctctccttattttaaatgtaatgataCATCAATTTTTCCTGTACTGTATCCGATTTTTCTGAAGATAATTTTCACTATTATTGGCAAATTCTATCCCTTGCCTTTGTATTTCTATCCCCTGCTTCTTTagtatatttttcttgtttgacgaaaaaaaaacccataaaaattacataagtgcgtaaacaaataaacagcttAATGAAAGAAAGACTATTTTGGTTGGTTACCAAAGAAGcttaatgcatttatttgagAGAAATCTtagaaaaaacaatgaaaatatctgCTCCTATCTCCTTAAGGGATCCCTTTCCTATCATGGAGTGTACTTATGACCTCTGACTAAgtgacatatttaattttttttttaattttattcaatgcataacaaaaaaagtagagAACATAAGATAAACTGTGCATTGAGCTCAAAATAGTGAATACAATAACTGCAgaaagtttgtgtaaaattagTGATTTAGATGAATTTTGAGTAGATTATTTTCTGTCTATATTGAGACATGAGTAATCCTGATATTTTAAGTAACTTTTTATACAATGCTCTatctgtattcatttatttattgtaataatCATTCATGTGTTCAGATCTTCACTGTACCCTTATACtgtgagattttaaaaatttcttaactttaactttaacacaTTCACTtagttttcttcacagaaatgaatTAAATACTGAGATATAGGCGTCctgtaaattttaaattttcttacaCCCCTTTATATGTAGAAGGCCTCACAACCCCAGTGTGGTGCCTTGGCGACCCCTATTGGAAGTTAGGACCCTCAGTTTGGGAACCATCTGGTTGAAGTTTTCAATCTGCTGTCAATACAAACAGCTTGATAGGACTTGTCTCACCAGCAAGGTTGCTTTCCCACATTCACATTAACAAAGTTATAACAGGCCTACTGTACAACAGAGAAAGATAGTCATACATAATGGAGGCCTGATGATGCCATGCAAAATTGCAGACATAAGGAAAAAATTGCAATGAGaataatgtgttgttttaaaaagttaaaaccaaaaccatataaataaatgtgaggAAAGGCTATAGAgtcgtgcaaaaaaaaaaaaactataaacatGACAAGACAGATACATTTACAGCAAATATCAAATAAacaatttcaagaaaattattttgttcacagtaaaaaaatactttaatttcaTAATCTTGTTCTTTGTTTGGCCCCATTTTCTCTGCCAGCAACACAACTGATAGCACTTGTTCAATTGACATGAAAACTTATTGCAGTGTGTTTCTTGACTACGTGACTGTAAAAGGTTACATAACCTCACCCCATAGCCAAGGGTAATATTAATCCTGCACAGCCAGTTTTGCAGGTATTGCTTGGAGTTAGTTATTAAACACAAATGGAATTTTAATCCCTTTCAGCCCTTATTTTACAGGCTATGTTAACAACAAATAGAGTCTTTTCTCCAATCAACCTGTTATCAACCTGCACTGCACCAACTACTCTCTGAAGGTTAATCATTTCTCATGAATATAATAAACTCCCTCACGTTATGTATTTATACTTCTCACGTGTGTGGGTGTGCAATTTTAATGTCAGGAATACAGTGTGTTATAAATACTGACTGCGTTCAGTCACTCCAAGATAACCAAatttgtgtgtgtcacctgtttTCTGAACCAGGATGTGGAAAATTCCAAACAAAGCTTGTAGAAAATGAGATCATAAGAAGCCTAATTACATACGCGATgtgaatttgtttaaatgtaacaCAAGGGGTTCTTACAGCACTCTTACAATCAAGTGGTCACACACTAAAATCAGTATGTGTGTATAATCTGAGACTGGACTTCACCCATGAGGCTTGCAGAGGTGTCCTTGGTCCTCCTGTTTTTAACTGTCAGTAGGTGCGCATCTCTTTTTTATCTCCTTATCTCTGCCACCGTGAGGCCCTGACCCTCACTGACTGAATGCTGCTATTTTTAGATGACCTGAATCGCACCGACACCCCCCTTTCTTTGGCTCCTATTTGAGGTGAAGGGCCTGTGTAATTATTAGCTGAGATTATCACATCATCACTCACTGAGAGatacagagttttttttaaaaaatgaaaattattacaGTAATTGTATTTACTGCATTATTGCTGCATTTGAATCATTTGGCTAACACTTGTGCTTAATATTAACATATGACACATTATGAGAATAATAGTTGAGAGATTgctgaataaagaaaataaacctttATAACACACTGGATCCAAAGTATGAGAGATAGTGAGAGAAATGAGAGTTATGAGAGAAATTTAAACACCACTGAATTCATagaattgaatttttttgatttgtaaaactatatgtatttttttctgaactgaTCTCTTTGAAATTATAAACTCACAAAGTTTACAAATTCAGttcctttttttgctgaattCATGTCTTTCAtcctgacccccccccccccttttaattcttttaccccatgttttttttttttttttaatttttgaatactgacccaaaaaaaaatcacattcagccGCTTGCAATCAAGAAATTTCATATTCAAATTTCAAAGTTGTGaatgcagaataaataaattccgATGCATGGtttgcaaagtaaaatatttcaatgctGTGAATTCAGTAGCTgttaaagtacaaatactttTGTCTCTTATTTGCTTCCATAATGATTATCTACGGCTCCATGACCCTCAGTGTATAACTGTTAATGTCAGGGCCATTCACATGCATTTCACAACCAATAGTTTATGGTAAGAGTAGAATTATGCAAAGTGGGGCTGTTGGCAGAGTAAACTTTGGGTAAATGATTGGCAGGTCAGATCTGACCTACTTAAACCCAGCACGGCTTTGATCTGCTGGAAAGTCATGGGACCCTAAATAGTCTGCCTCTGACCAAACTGAAGGAAAAGTCTTTTCAAATGTAATGATTTTCATAGTTTAACTCTAAAAATTGATCACAGTTTATTGCCACGTTTTATAAGTGTTTTATTTGGAGGAGCACAACTGTGTACAAACCGCTTTATTGATCTGATTACTGATCCCTTCGAGCTGGAAGACTCCAAGACCAGCTGATATTGGAGGGTGTAGTTGATCATTAACAGACAACTCCAATTTATTTTGTACAGTGATGCTGTCGGACAGCACTTCACTTCCTTCTCGGAGACAGTGACTACCTGTCAGCTGCTGTTTCTGACTCAATATGCTGCGCTGCCACAGCTCCCAGTCCAGGTGAGTCTCATTAAGTTCATTTAGGTTTTAGTTTTAAGGGAAATTTCAGCTCATTACATGTGATCTCATCACATCTagttaaaaaaactaatatgATATGAGCTCCACAAAATACAACAGTTAAACAAGTTTTAGACGAGCAAACCACTAGAGGAATATGTTTGATCATGAGAAATAAATGCACGTATCACATGTAAATGACAAGTATTAATTATCTGTTAATGATTTGTTTATCTGGTTTAATAACTGACTTAATTTAATAAGCTTTAGATTACTGTTGTCATTGTTactgtacttatttatttaattttgtaaatctaATTAGATTATAAAGGCCATAAAGTGATGCTGAAGCTTAAAGATGCCTGATGAAAGTCAGGATTTTATTTGTCTAAACACATTATTTAATGGATGCCCAAAGTGGGGCTCACGGGCCAAAGTTGGCCTGCTAAAATATTGAATTTGGCCTGCcatatgtttaagaaaataaaaataaaaataaaaataaaactgatttaaaattatgtaaattgttgttaatgctgtttttttgtttttttgtttttgtttttacatcaaaatactttttttaaataaaaaagaagaagaaaagaaatggacAGGCAGTGGCACAAAGACAAAAggcaattaaattacagtaacttAGTAGGATCCTAGTGCCAGTTTTGCGTCTTGGCAATACAACACGATACAACACAGTACATTAGGTGTTTGCTTTTGGCCCTTGGTCTGCCtgttaagtttcattttttgccctctgagaaaaaaagttttggcacCCTTGCATTATTTACGACATCAATAGTTTTAACTTTTGCAATTAGTTTCCACAaattactgcagctttaaaagcATTTGGGTAAACAACAGTCCTTGTGGACGCAACATAGCAGCTAATATGTCAAAACGCTGCAGTCAGAGCATCAGCTTCTGTCATCCACAAATAGAAAAGAGCTGATTGCAACCAACCTTATCTCACAAATCATTAGTTTTGTGTCAGTATCTTCTCACGAGCAGATTGCAGCACTATTTAAGGCACTTTGTTATGTCACGTTGCAGAGTGGACCATCTCCCCTCTGAAGACCCAGCGGGTCACAGTCACCTCGGGTCAAACAGATCTCCGGTGTGCACACCCGAGCAGTCTGCATCACCGTTAATGAGCCGCCACAAGGTGAGTGCACATGTGACACTGATGGTTTGCAGGTTCTTTAGTCTTAAATTCTGTATTTCTTATAATGACTGAGATCTTACACAGTGACAGCAGGTCAGATCAAGCACACAGGCAGTAAATATTATTACTGTAAGGCGCTCctgtgttgttattattattaatgcttTTATTAGGGTCACAGTCTTGTGTTGCTGCCAAACAAATGATAATAATCTCACCGTTTACAGGTCTAATTATAGAGCCTGACCTAAATAAACATCACCAAACATGTATTGTGTggatattatgattttttttttttgaattataTAGGTCACAGTATCAGCCGTGctacatctttttaaaaaagatttcaagattttgtcactgtttttcagcTCTCTTTTTTGTCCTGTTTGATCCTTCCTTTTTTCTACCTCTTCccctttcttcatttttttcgaTTCACTacttcattttttgaatttttcatatttacttcttatatattatatacatatcttctatatgtatatatttttcattttaacttcttcatttttttcttttttttctatatactTATTTCTTATTGTTCCTGTCATCTTCCTTATCTTTTCCTATCCACTTCCtccttattttttcattttatatttccttatttttttcattttccctgttaccttcttcctcctttttctcattttccctAATTCCTTCtccattatttgttttatttaatttgacccttttccttcttctttattttttatttaatttcagctATTTCCttcttccttatttttttaaatataatttcctgcttctgtattttttaaatttaatttcacataTGTCCTTCTtcctaatttctttttctttttcttttttatttgacctgtttcctttttcctttttcccatcTCTCATCTCTCAATATTTGTCTCTGTATTCCTCTCACCTCTTTAGGAACCTACACAGTCATGTCTTTCCACAAGCCGAGACTTGCACTGTCCAGTCTGCCTGCAGACAGCCAGTTTCCCAGTCCAGACGAACTGTGGCCATTTATTTTGTGGTACGATATTCAACACACACTGAAGTATCAgagttattttgttgtttcgATTTCACAGCATCATCTACGAGACTGAATTAGTTCACTTTTCGGTCACTTTTGCGATTGCTACCATTACATCATGTGTTCATATCTTTTGTTGATTCATTCATTGGCTGATCAGTGAAGCATCAGTGTGACTCGAGCCTCGAGGTCTTTCCGTTCAGCTTTCAATAATTAACTGTCGCCATGGTTTTCTGACTCTCACCTGGCAGCTTTACTCAAATCACTCCTCTCAAAGGTGTACAGTTATGTAAGACACagtcaccaaaaacaaacacaatcaatTAGCCGTTCACTGATCTGAACAAATGCAATTCACACATTTAAAGGTCTAATGCAGGTTCAGGCAACCTGCAGCTTCAGAGCCGCATACGACTCTTTAGCCCCTCTCCAGTGGCTTCCcatggcttaaaaaaacatatggaaataaataagtaatttttgaacatttcaattttcatttaacATTGTTGTAGGTCTGAAGTCATTCTCtaactgtaaaaatgtgtagcCTATACACTGAATAAGAGAAAAGTCTAAAGTTTTCAACTACATCTCACATTTTGCTTGAAACGTTGAAGAAAGAAAGacggaaagaaagaaatgtggcTTAATTACAGCTTTCTCACAACAAGCACACAAAAATCATgcttaaattatttgttttctaaGATTAAGTAATCACTACTGAAGCACAGCAGCAACACTGTAAAGCTGTGAGACTCTTAATATACCTCAAGGCTGTTCTAGCAACTGCATCAGTAGCATAAAAACTAAGGCGAACTTCACCAAACTTTATAATTTGCACTCACACTTGCAGTGTGATAATGAGAGCAGCACCAGTCGACCTGACAGAGAGGGCATCCAGCACTTACAGGCAGGCCAAAGCTTTGCTATAATTAGACAATCATGTCTCAATGTTTATGGCACAAATGCATCTTGATATTATCTGTTACAgattataatatttttgcatctttaaGTACACCTGACGCAGTAATTGCTGCCCTGGCCTTTTATACCATAACCTTTTCGATCGCCCAAACATTTCTGTCTGTTATAActaacagtgacaaaaaaagtgtcatgtTTGTCATGCTTTATCATAGTTTAGTGAGCACGATGCAATATGGTATAAAGTTTTCAATGCTTGATGAGAAAGTGTTGTTATGTGTTTGATTCTGCAGCTCCCTGTCTGATCGCCTATTGGCGGCATGGCTCCTGGTTGGATGCCATCAGCTGCCCTCTCTGCAGACAGAAGGTACAGTAACGTGATCTGATCACACAGTCAGTTCAAAATCCGCGTTAGCgggtaataaaatgtttgtttattttccaggTCAGCGTGCTGTGTAACCTATTTAACGAGAGCCGATCAGACCGTCAGTCAAAGGAAGTTCTTGGGGAAATCACAGACTACAACAAACGTTATTCTGGAGCCCCGCGAAGGGTCAGTGCTCTCTCTAACTGTATTAGAAGCTATTTTTTCAAGTCTTTCCACGCTAGTTTTCCATTTCCTCCACCCTTTTGACTGTGTCTCTAACAGGTGGTACAACTTTGTGTTGTTCGCCTTATATGTAACATCAGATTAAATCATGGGAAAGATGAGATTTCCTACACTGTTCCCTCTGATAATAGATTTGGTAACAGGAATACCACTTATGCAACCTCAAGGATTAATTGTAAACAACCACCAACAAAGGAGGTGTCGGATTAGCACACCTCGTATTCAAACGCCTCCCTTTCCCACACAGATATCCTTCATAAAaacttttgtataaaaaaatggTACAGAGCTGTTTGCCAAAGTGTTGTATTATAAGTACACTGATCTGACACTGAGTTTAAATAGATtgcaaataacttttttttctacactctTTAAAAAGGACAGttaaccccaaaattaaaattacttatTCTCCTTTTACCCGGAGTGTTGTATATTAGTTATACAGCACTACATTATGAATTGAGTGTACTGGTGTGAGTTTTTGAATGTAggagatattggccgtagagatttctgccttcccTTGAATAATGCAACGAGATGGctctcggcttgtggtgctcaaagagccaaaaaatttccagaaaatttccagaaatcataaccCGATTATTCAAGATAATCAACAGGCCTTTTTgttagcagtttcatgtaggaactattgtctttctaccgaactacatcAGCCAACGCATCACCGCCCAGAAGAAGCGTGCAGCTACTGCAGGTTCACCAAGTACCACTGAGCTAACCAACGTCACAGCCAAACTGACAAGGACGACATTAATGTTAACATCTCACGCCGTCACCAGCCTCTTGTCCATTAGTTTCACGCCTCCTTCTTCTGTTATGCAGTTGGCACTAAGataatagttcctacatgaaactggtcacaacaaggtctgtgaattatgTTTAGAAACCAGGTCacaatttctggaaagagacattgatgttgagttttttcaaatttatttttgctgagtGCCAGCAACACTCTAAAATtcacaacaaaactgtttaGACTGCTGaacagcaccacaggtaagagggaaaaactatatttttgattttggggtgaactgtctctttaagggCGACACATAATCTAATCATTTTGcataaaaagtaactaaaaagGAATTCTTGAGTGTCTATAAATGCTGCAAAACCTTGTTCTGCCTACTTCTCTTTTAACACAGCCATGTatcatgtttaaatgtttatatctAGAACCATTTTGGAAGCTTTCCTCAGACCTGTCTTTTCTGCATACTGACCCCTACAGGTAACAGACTACCTGTGTGACGCGCCTCTTCTCCTGCAGTTACTGGCCCGTGGTCTGGGTACTATGGGAGGActtgtgtggttgtttttcttcaggGTGGCCCTGTGCTGTGTGGGGACTGTTGTGTccatctcctcccctcctctggACCCTGTCTCCTCCTCATCAACTCCCCTGGAAACAGACCCATCCCTGTGTGGCCTCCTGGGGGTCCTTGACGACCTGGTGGTTGTCATCCTGCTCCTTATCTGTGTTATCAACATCAACCAGCAAATGACACCAGAGAGAGAAGGACGCTCTGCAAACGCTGCAACCTCACAGGGAGTTATGGGGAATTCACTGTAGACAGATGCTGCTGGAGTGTCAGTACAAGCTGTTTGACACGGACTTTCATTGGATTTCTTCCTTCTGGCTGCAGCTGGTTGGATTAGTAGATGCAAGAATATTGACAGCAGCACAGCGTGTGACAGTCGAGATGTTAGACGGCGTTCGAGCCTCTCAGACTGAGGACTTCAGGCCTGTTGGTCAAGTGTTTACAGAGCCTACGCAAGAGAGGTATCTAAAATATAATGCCATGCATTGTGCTGGTTAAGCTGAGGTTACAAATTCGTATTCCTTAGAGGTCCAGTGTGTACAATTTAGGGGAATGTGcttgcagaaatggaatataaatcCACAACTATGTTTTCAGTTGTGattaattacctgaaaataagaataattttgtTTCCAATACATTAAGGTTTATTTATAATCCCTTTAGGTACAAAAACAGATACGTCTGTTTCAAACGTACATAtcactgccctcatacttcCATGCTTCCTGTATGTTGGCAGAGATATAGCCAATAGATGGCACCAGAGGACAGAAGTCAAGTTTCACAACAAAGGAGGCGATGGAGGAAACAGCCCTAATAATGCACCTTTAAACTGAGGCAGTACTGTAGAGGGTGGAAGTTGTGCAGCCATTATATAAATCC
Proteins encoded in this region:
- the si:dkey-183n20.15 gene encoding RING-HC_RNF170 domain-containing protein, producing MLRCHSSQSRVDHLPSEDPAGHSHLGSNRSPVCTPEQSASPLMSRHKEPTQSCLSTSRDLHCPVCLQTASFPVQTNCGHLFCAPCLIAYWRHGSWLDAISCPLCRQKVSVLCNLFNESRSDRQSKEVLGEITDYNKRYSGAPRRVTDYLCDAPLLLQLLARGLGTMGGLVWLFFFRVALCCVGTVVSISSPPLDPVSSSSTPLETDPSLCGLLGVLDDLVVVILLLICVININQQMTPEREGRSANAATSQGVMGNSL